ggttggcacaaatcgagactgggatttgtcactccgtgtgacagagaggtgtctctgggcccactcggtaggacatcatcataatgtgcacaatgtgatcaaggagttgatcacgggatgatgtgttacgaaacgagtaaagagacttgccggtaacgagattgaacaaggtatcgggataccgacgatcgaatctcgggcaagtatcgtaccgctagacaaagggaattgtatacgggattgattaagtccttgacatcatggttcatccgatgagatcatcgtggaacatgtgggagccaacatgggtatccagatcccgctgttggttattggccgcagagtcatctcggtcatgtctgcatgtctcccgaacccgtagggtctacacacttaaggttcggtgacactagggttatagagatattagtatgcggtaacccgaaagttgttcagagtcccggatgagatcccggacgtcacgaggagttccggaatggttcggaggtaaagaattatatataggaagtgctatttcggccatcgggacaagtttcggggtcaccggtattgtaccgggaccaccggaagggtcccgggggtccaccgggtggggccacctgccccgggggccacatgggctgtagggggtgcgccttggcctacatgggccaagggcaccagcccctagaggcccatgcgccaaagggacaagaggaggggagagtcctaaagggggaaggcacctccgaggtgccttggggaggatggactcctccccccttggccgcacccttccttggaggaaggggcaaggctgcgccctccccctctcccttggccctatatatagtggggggaagggagggcaaccatacctgagccctggcgcctccctctccctcccatgacacatctccctcctcccacaacGCTTGtctaagccctgttggaatcccgctacttccaccaccacgccgtcgtgctgccggatctccatcaacctctcctccccccttgctggatcaagaaggaggagacgtcgttgctccgtacgtgtgttgaacgcggaggtgccgtccgttcggcgctaggatcatcggtgatttggatcacgacgagtacgactccatcaagcccgttctcttgaatgcttccgcgcgcgatctacaagggtatgtagatccactcctccctcattgatagatgacttcatagatagatcttggtgacacgtaggaaaattttgaatttatgctacgttccccaacagtctggtGCTTTTGTACCCACAACCACTTTTGTAGCAGGCAATACCAAATTTGAACAACAGTTCAGAGTGCTTGACCTCCGTGGTGATGATATGGTACTTGGAAGTGATTGGATGGCTAACCACAATCCTGTCTCCTTCCACTACAACCACAGACAAATCACTGTTATGCAGAACAAGTTCACACCGGTTACCATTAAAGCTTGTGACACCATAGCAGAAGCCACACCAATTGAAGCTGCAGAAGTGGATAAGctcatggcagcaggagcacctggTTATGTCCTACACCTCATAAGGGACACCACAATGGAAAAACCTGCCAACAACACAATTCCTCCACCTGTAGAGGAAGTGATACAACAATTTCCTGAAGTTTTCCAAGAGCCCAAAGGTCTTCCCCCCAAGAGGTCACATGACCATAAAATCCCATtgaaggaaaaggaaaaaacacCTAACTCTAGGCCCTACAGAGTGCCCCATATGCAGAGAAATGAGTTAGAAAGGCAGATTGATGGCATGCTCAGGGATAAAATTATTAGAGCTAGTGAAAGCCCTTACTCCTCTCCAGCAATACTAGTTATGAAAAAGGATGGCACTTGgcgaatgtgcattgattacagAAAGTTGAATGCTGCTACTATCAAGAATAAGTTCCCTATTCCTGTCATTGAGGACTTACTTGATGAACTGCATGGAGCAACTTACTTCACCAAGTTAGACCTGAGATCAGGCTATCACCAGGTCAGAATGAGTGAAgaagatataccaaagacagctttTAGAACATAGTTTGGCCACTATGAGTTTCTGGTAATGCCCTTTGGCCTTGCTAATGCACCTGGGACGTTTCAAGCACTAATGAACAGCATCTTTGGCCCTTATCTCAGAAAGTTTGTcttggttttctttgatgacatattAATCTTCGGTAAGTCACTTACTGAACACATAGCCCACTTGCAAATAGTGTTGCAGTTACTCAAGGAACATCAACTCTTTGCAAAAATGtcaaagtgtgtgtttggagtgcaACAAGTTGAGTATTTGGGCCACATCATCACTGGAGAGGGTGTTTCCACTGATCCAGCCAAGGTAGCAGCAGTTGCTGGCTGGCCATTACCTACTACTCCAACACGACTTCGAGGATTTCTGGGTTTATGTGACTATTACAGAAGATTTGTCAAAAAAATTGGAACCATTGCCAGGCCATTGCATGATGTTCTGAGGAAAGACAGTTTCCAATGGACACAAACCCAAACCCAGGCATTTCAGGATTTAAAACAAGCAATGGTCAGTGCTCCAGTCCTTGCCCTACCCAACTTCTCTGAACCCTTTACATTGGAAACAGATGCTTCTAGAGTAGGATTGGGAGCAGTAATGATGCAGCAAGGTAGGCCTCTAGCTTATTTCAGTTCCACTCTATGCCCTACCAATGCTGCACTGTCAACTTATGAAAAGGAAGCACTTGCAATCATTGCTGCCTTAAAGAGGTGGAGACATTACTTCCTGGGCAATGACCTCATAATCAAGACAGATCACCAGAGCTTGCAGTATATGACTGACCAGAAAGTCACCATTGGAATTCAACATAAGTTAATGCTTAAGTTGCTAGAGTTCAATTTCACTCTGCAGTACAAGAAAGGGAAAGAAAATGTTGTTGCTGATGCTCTTTCCAGGAAGAACACCCTTATGGCCATGTCATTGGTCACTCCCCAGTGGATATCAGCAGTAGAAGCTTCATACACTAATGACAGTACTTGCCAATCACTCATGGAAAAACTACTGTTGGCTCCTGATCACACCTTCCATCAGAACACTCTGCATTCAGGGGTCATAAGGCACAAAAGGAAGATTTATGTGGGTAAAGATCAAGTACTTAGGGACAAGCTACTTACTGCACTCCATGCTTCTGCATTAGGGGGGCATTCGGGCATGAAAGCAACTTATCATCGCACCAAACAGATTTTCTATTGGCCAGGCCTTAAACAAGATGTGGATCAATTTGTAGCTGCATGCCCTGTTTGTCAGAAAAACAAAGGGGAAAATTGCTCATACCCAGGCTATCTTGACCCACTGCAAATCCCTGATATGGTCTGGACTCATCTGAATATGGATTTCATCGAGGGCTTGCCCAAATCCAATGGAAAAGATGTCATTATGGATATGGTGGACAGACTGTCCAAGTTTGCCCACTTTATTCCCCTTTCACACCCATTCACAGTTCACACAGTTGCTTAGACCTTTGTGGATAATGTGTTGAAGTTGCGCGGCCCTCCACTGGCAATAGTGTCTGATCGGGACCCTATCTTCACCAGTCAAATGTGGCAAGATATCTTCAAAGGAATGGGAACAGACTTGCGCTACAGCTCAGCATATCATGCTGAATTGGACGGCCAAACGGAACGCGTCAACCAGTGCATCGAGAACTATCTGCGCTGCCTCACTTCTACCAAACCCAAGCAATGGGCCAAACACTTGTCTATGGCTGAATATTAGTATAACACGTCATATCATTCTTCTCTCAAGAAGACCCCATTTGAAGCTGCTTATGGATTTCCTCCGCCCAACATTTGTGAACACATCCTACCTGATAATATGGCAGAAGATGCTCAACAATTCTTCAACAACAGAGATGCTCTGCTCCAACATCTCAAGACAAACTTGTCTGCTGCTCAAGCCCGCATGAAGAAATACGCTGATCGCAAGCGTACTGAAAGAGTTTTCGAAGTTGGTGACATGGTGTACCTTAAAATGTAGCCCTATCGGCTCAATGCATTTGGGTTGCGTACACACATCAAACTGCAAAGCAAGTACTATGGGCCGTTTCGCATCACAGCAAAGGTGGGGCGCGTGGCTTACAAACTGCTTCTACCTGACAGCACCAGCATTCATCCAGTCTTCCATGTTAGCCAGCTCAAAAAGCATGTCGGACCGAAGGCAGTACCCTGTTCTGATTTGCCGCTGGTACGAGAAGATGGTATGATTCAGACCGAGCCAGTGTGGGTCTTGGAAACACGTCAGGTTCCACGCAACAATTTGCCGGTGGTTCAATGGCTAGTTCAATGGGAAAACTTGCTACCTGACGAAGCTTCTTGGGAAGACGCGGCATTCATGAAGAAAACATTTCCTGCATTCTTCAAGGCGACCATCGACCGTTGGTTCAATCGCTCATCTCCTAGAGGACAAGTTCGTTTTTGGTGGGAGGCATTGTCAGGCCAGCATATTCAGTTACAAGTGTCCAGCATTCAGTTAACGGACGGCCACGATCGATCTATCTAACGGCTCGCGAGGCTCGCCGATTCACTGTACCGTTACCACTGTAACTGTAGCATTTCCTTTTTCCGTTCCTGTAGCTGTCATCCGTTGCTGGCTGGCTATAAAGCTATGCGGCCCCGTCTGTAATGGTCATGCGATTATTCTGTGAACTATCACTATGATACAATCTTACCTTCCATAGTAATACAAACCCTAGTGGGGCTACTTTCCCCTTTGCTTCTCCGCAAGATCCACTGAAATTAGTTCGATTCCCATCTCAGAATTCCGCTAGGGTGTGACCAATGTTTGAGGCGACCAATGTTTTTTCTAAACCACACATTTCACACTCCCCCCACAGCCCGTCTCCACTCTCCGAAACCCCACCCCAATCCGTAGACGGCGAACATGGATCGCCGCCGCTGCCGACCCTCCTCGCCATCGCCGGCGGCGGAGCATCCGCTGGAAGACGACGACCTACTGCGGGAGATCCTGCTCCGCCTACCCTCGCAGCCGCCCTACCTCCTGCGCGCCTCCCTCGTCGCCAAGCGCTGGCGACACATCGCCATCGACCCCAAGTTCCTCCGCCGCTTCCGCGTCCACCACCGGAAGCCTCCCCTCCTCGGGGACTTCTCGTATGAGTACGGGAGACTCTCGTCCAGATCCACCCTGGACCTGCCCTACCGCATCCCTCCCGGCCACTTCTCCCTACAACTACAAGTCCACGGCCGCGATCCATGGAGGTTGGTCGACTGCCGCCACGGACGCGTGCTCCTTCTCAACAGGGAGAGGCGTCAGGTCATTGTGTGGGACCCCGTGACTGGCGACCGCTCCCTGTTGTCGGTTCCGCCGGAGTTTGAAGACATGCATACCGCGGCGGTGCTCTGCGCTGCCGGCGAGCAGGGCCACGCGCATGGTGCCTGCCACTCGAGCCCTTTTAAAGTGGTCGTGGTGGACAGCTATGAGCACGATAATGAAGCCGTCGCCTTCACAAGTGTTTACTGCTCAGAGACTGGCGTATGGAGTGATCTCCTCTCAACACCGCTTCCATATAGGGGTGTTACTGTTGTTAATGCCGGCACACTTGTTGGTAACACCCTTCATTGGTTGCTTAAGAGGCATAGCGGCATACTTGAGTTTGATTTGGATAGACAGACGCTAGCTGTGATCCATAGGCCACCTGGTGCTTATTACGGTGACAGTGTTCGGATCATCCAGGTAGATGATAGCAGTGTTGGCTTCTCTGCTTTGTCGTGCACCCGCTGCCCGTTCCCCTGCTACCACCAACCCTGTTTCCAAATGTGGGATAGGAAGGTCAATTGCAATGGTGTTGCTGTTTGGGTGTTGAGGAAATGCATTGAACTGCAGAAGCTACTTGGGTTGGGGTTTAAGATTGACAAGGAGAGGGCACGGATAGTGCATTATGCTGAGGATGTTCATGCATTATTTTTATGGGTGCACTCATCTCTCTTCATGGTTCAGCTTGAGTCAATGCAGCCCAAGGAGCTTTTTAAAAGCGATAATATTCACACCTATTATCCTTTCACAGGTTTCTATGATGAAGGTAACTGTTGGAATTCAATTTATTTTCAATATATGGTTGATGGAATATACTGTAGTTCTGAAGTGTTCAAAATCTCCCAATTAACTTATAGCCATGTTCTTTTCTGTGTTAGCGATTTGAGCATTAGCTCTCTTCGAAACTACCATGGTAGTGTGCTATTGTTCTTTTATACTGCTACATGTGAATTGCTGAGTCAGGAAACAAGACATCTTATAGGAGATGGAATAGTATTTTTGTTGTTAGCTGGACGCTGCAATTTCATATGCTCGATtttctttgatgttctgcttttctTTTCATGTACTTGTGTAGTACAATACTGTCAGGTCATATCGGACTTTTAAGGGAGAAACTAGTAAGATAATATAGATCAAGTGATTTCTGCACCAGCTTGAGGGCTTTCTTACTTGCTAAAATAGTATTTATATTTAAACTGTATAATTCCTTGTTTAACAGATCGATACACTTTGACACTATCAATGTTATTTTTTGTGTGGCCTTTAATTTCATGGTTGCCGCCAGATTTAGTAAACTAATTAGTGCATACTAGATATAAAATGGTGATGGGTACTGGGGAGTTTCAATCAGCAATAATACAAGAAAAGTTTACTTTTGTCCTCCCCGTAAATTATTAGACGGTAGATTGGTAGTGTCAATGTGTATATTGCCACGTTACTGATCTTATAGCATGGGCCAAGTTTGAAACAGACAACAGATACACTGAAAACTTAGGCTGAAGCATGTCCATTTATAATTTGACAAGCTTAAAATTATTGTTTTGTATTTCAGGTAGATCATGTGTTAATATTTACCTGCAGACTATTTTTCCTTTAGTGGGGATGTTGGATAAAAAATATGTTAATATTTACCTTCCTCTTTCATGCTCATTTCACATTTTCTAATTACAGTTTTCCTAGTGATGCTGAAATGGTCTGTTTTAAAATTTTACAAGTTTCATAAATCTGAAGTTAATATTGTTGATTTAACGAGTGAGCTGCTTCGTGCTTTGTGCACAGGTATCAGTAGTTTGAAGGAGAAGTAGCTTACTGGTATACTGCAACATGGAATGCTGACTCTTGCAGGAGTGACTATGACCGTCGATCATAGTTGTCAACTTGCTTGACTTGTAGAAACTATCTAATGCTCTGGTACTATTTTCAGCAATCCTATATGTAATATGTCAACTGCACTCTGAAATACCTGGATCCATTCAGCAGTATTGAGTGATGATTTTTCTGTTTTCAATCGGTTGGAACCCCTTCCAGTTTGATGCCAAATTTCGGTTTGAGCCATATTCATGTTGAAATATCCTCTCGCGGTGGCATAGAGCAAGAAAATTTTGTATTGTTGCATCTGGCTGCTGCCGTGGGCATAGCTGACGATATGCCCTTTGCTGAACACCAGACGCTCGTTTGGTCTGGCCATATGCGCCCTCTGCAGCATGGCGGTGAGCCATGGCAGCAATCAGCTGAGGCCCTGGGCTTCTACCACCATGAATGCGAGTTGTGCAAAGGGACTGGTGGTGTTTTATGTACCAGTTAAATTGTGTCATTAGCTTATTTGACAAGAACCAATCAAAAGTCCTGTAATGGCTTGTTTTTTGTAGACAATTCCTTCGTAGTTCCTATGTTTTTGGATAGACAATTCCTATATACCACCAGTATAGGCATGTCGTGCATGTCGTGCTATTCAAAGTTCAATGGCTAAAACAGAGTACGTACTTTATTCAAAGttcaggcctcctttggttcatagcctcctttggttcataggatagaaatgttgtaggaataggaaaatcataggaagtgagatgacatgcatctcaattcctatagagaaagagatgtcatttgatgcataggataggaattttcccATCGAgtcttaggcctcctttggttcctttgaagtcctttggtttgtaggaatggattcctattcctatgtaggataggaatcaatccttcacgttttacaggaaaaaaaacattagcctggactcaatgaaaaaaatcatatcctatgcaccaaatgacatctcattctttataggaattgacatgcatgtcatttcacttcctatgattttcctattcctataaaattcctatcctatgaaccaaagaaggccttagctaatgttttttttcctccaaaatgtgaaggattgattcctatcctatataggaataggaatccattcctacaaaccaaagggactCAAAGAAAATTTTTCTATGCAAATCCTACCCTATAGAAATCCTAtgacattcctacaaaccaaaggaggcctcaaaCTGACAGCACGAACCTCAGACACTTATAGGCTGACAAAACAGTCTGGATCAACTGTCATCGGAATCCCTGAATAACAGCTAGGCCTCTTTtaattcataggataggattatcataggaataggaatcttatAGGAAATGaattgacatgtatctcaaatcctataagtaggaataggaaacaagatgtcatttggttgacaccaaaggaaattttccattgagtctaggctcttttttattttcctatgaaatgtggaggataagaACCAATCCTATGTAAGAATAGGAattcattcctatgaaccaaatggctctaaagaaaaaaatcctataaaaatcctatcctctagaattcctatgaaattcctctaaaccaaagaagGCCCTAGTATGTCAACCCCTGAATTACAGCTAGTATGCAAGACAACAAAGGGAAACAAACCAATTTGCGGCAATAAAAAGAAAGCCATCACATTCAACAGAAGCAAATCGACCAAAGAAGAAACTAAGGatctctttgatttgtaggattttgaaaacgcgaGAATAGAAAAAGTATAGGATTGGAGTgtcatgcccacttgaatcctataggattagcaAGGAGTGTTTGATTTCACGGGAAAAGCAAAGGAATTGTAAAAAGAAGTTAGGGCTTCTTTGGATCACAGGATTTGCAAAACAAAGGAATAGGAAAAATGGAGGATTTGATTGCCATGACATAGCCATTCCTGTGGATTTTTTCCAGAGGTCAGACCTCATGTGTAAATTCCTTTGGAATCAGCACCTTGGAGACCCAATCCTGAGGAATTTTAATGGCCCAATCCTTTGATCCAAATGCGTTTCATAGGAAACAATCCTGAGGATTGATATCCCATGAAAATCCTGTGAAAATCCTCCAATCCAAAGAAGGCCTTAgagtggatgttagatttcctatgaaatgtagtatAAAAAATTCCATTGAAAAAATTCCTATGGGTTCAACCCTATGAATTATAGGACAAACATAGGAAAAAATTTCAAGGATgtcaatcctccaaaaatcctatagaattcccttgaatcaaaggagccctgaaCTGCAAACCGCGCATACCACAGAAACTCAGGAACATGTCGCCACACAATGTCAGGCCAACACGGTTAGAGCAGAAGCACTATAAATCATCACAATAACATAGACAAAACGAAGCAAAATCTTAATCAGCCAGGCATGGCGCCACTGCAAAGTCTCGATTCCGCAGACGCATCTTGCTACATTATTCATTCAAGCAGAGTAGTGTATGATGCGAGTTCCCAACATCCAACAGCGCATGTGTTGTGGTTTCAGTACTAGTGCTTCATTCAGCGACGAATCAGGCCTGCTGCGacttgtcggcggcggcggccggctccgGCTGGGGCTTGGGCTGGGCCTGCGCGGGGGTGAGCGCCTTGATGGAGACGGCGTGGATCTCGGCCATGAGCGGCGCCAGCGCGGTGTTGACCATCCGGTGGCAGTCCAGCAGCCGCTTCCCCTCGAACTTGCCCGACACCACCTCGATCTCGTAGCTCGCGCCGCACCTTCGCACCAATCACAATCCCATCAATCAATCAAGACCACCAATCGAACGAACAAGCTTACAGGGGAGGAAAAGAGCAGTAGAAGTTTCGGGAGATCGCGTGGGCTGCTTACCCGCCGGATGTATCGGTGACCACCTGAAATCGGAGGAAAAACACACGGGTTAGGTTAGGGTTTAAGGCGGAGACGGGCCATGGGCGGGCTGGCGGGAGGGGTttggagagagaggggagggaggcTTACGAGGTGGGTGGGGCTgagcgcggcggcgacggcggcctccACGTCCTCCTTGGTCACGCCCATGGCTGCTCTGTTCGCGATTGCCTCCTCTTCGCCCTCTCTTCTCGGTCTCTCTGTTCCGGCGGAGCCAAGGCAAACAAGGAAGACTTCCCGATTGCCCGTGTCTTCCTCCTATCAACTTATCCCACTTGCCCAGGAGAATATTTCGGATGCTGTGGTCTCGGAGTCACGAATTTGCCCGTCACGATGTTCTTCCTCAAGTCGTAGCGGGCCGGGAATCGAATATTTGGTGGGTTTTCTTTCCTATATATGACAAGGGGATTCTATTTCTCCGTTCCTATTTAACATCGCAGCTGaatgtttgtctaaaatggtgcgTCAAGCACAGAAACATGGACTGATTACTGGGCTAGCCCCTGAATTAGTGGAAAATGGCGTGGCCATATTACAATATGTTGATGATACGGTGATTTGCATCGA
The Triticum dicoccoides isolate Atlit2015 ecotype Zavitan chromosome 3A, WEW_v2.0, whole genome shotgun sequence genome window above contains:
- the LOC119269703 gene encoding uncharacterized protein LOC119269703 — encoded protein: MDRRRCRPSSPSPAAEHPLEDDDLLREILLRLPSQPPYLLRASLVAKRWRHIAIDPKFLRRFRVHHRKPPLLGDFSYEYGRLSSRSTLDLPYRIPPGHFSLQLQVHGRDPWRLVDCRHGRVLLLNRERRQVIVWDPVTGDRSLLSVPPEFEDMHTAAVLCAAGEQGHAHGACHSSPFKVVVVDSYEHDNEAVAFTSVYCSETGVWSDLLSTPLPYRGVTVVNAGTLVGNTLHWLLKRHSGILEFDLDRQTLAVIHRPPGAYYGDSVRIIQVDDSSVGFSALSCTRCPFPCYHQPCFQMWDRKVNCNGVAVWVLRKCIELQKLLGLGFKIDKERARIVHYAEDVHALFLWVHSSLFMVQLESMQPKELFKSDNIHTYYPFTGFYDEGISSLKEK
- the LOC119269705 gene encoding protein BOLA2-like, which translates into the protein MGVTKEDVEAAVAAALSPTHLVVTDTSGGCGASYEIEVVSGKFEGKRLLDCHRMVNTALAPLMAEIHAVSIKALTPAQAQPKPQPEPAAAADKSQQA